From Arachis hypogaea cultivar Tifrunner chromosome 3, arahy.Tifrunner.gnm2.J5K5, whole genome shotgun sequence:
TGATACAAACATATATATCTTAGACTActatatatgaatttaaaaataacaccGAGAGAATtcctaaaaaaaaaaggaaagcaaCCGTCGTAGTGGACGAAGGTGTTTGATTTTATCACTTGTCAGTTGTCACTTCCATTTTTATTGTCTCTATTATTATCTTCAGCTGctctttaattattttctatattttgtcTATTTGCTTGCAAGTTCCACCTATTGAGCTTCTGCATGTATAAGGTTTAGTTGTTTATGCACACTACACATCATGAAAAAACGACacgtagattttttttttcttctcgcTCTCTCATGTCAAAAGCATCTGGAATAATTCAGAATATTCATTATTCAATAATAGTGAGACCATAACATAAAGTACCTACTATATACATGTTAATTGATTATTAGTTTGTTAAGCTTAGTCATAACATCATATAAGGTcatcataatttttaattatcttttcctttaattattttttatttttcttgtccagATATTAGAAAAGACCCAATTGACTATATACCTGGCTTGAAAACAATTGATCCAAAGGATCTCACATCATATCTTCAAGACTCTGATACATCATCAGTGGTGCATAAATTAATCTTCGCAGCATTTAATAATGCTAAAGGTGCAGATTTTGTGCTATGCAACACGGTGCAAGAGCTAGAGCCACAAGTCATAGAAGCCCTACAATCTTATAAACCGTTCTATGCAATTGGACCCATTTTCCCACTTGGGTTCACCAATGCCACCGTGCCAACTAGCCTATGGTCCGAGTCAGATTGTACCCAATGGCTCAATTCCAAGCCTCATGGTTCGGTTTTGTATGCATCTTTTGGTAGCTATGCCCACATCACAAAAAGTGAGCTTTGGAAAATTGCAAATGGGCTTTTGATTAGTAAAGTGAATTTTGTTTGGGTGCTCCGGCCCGATGTTGTGAGTTCGAATGATGTCGACCCGCTACCCGTTGGATTTAAGGCGGCGGTTTGTGACCGTGGGATGATCATACCTTGGTGTAGTCAACGGCAAGTGTTGACTCACCCGGCAATTAGAGGTTTCTTAACTCATTGTGGTTGGAATTCTATATTAGAAGCTATTTGGTGTGAGCTTCCACTATTATGTTTTCCTTTGTTGACGGACCAATTTACCAATCGGAAATTAGTTGTGGATATTTGGAAGATAGGGATTAATTTGATTGATCGGACGGTGATCACGGAGGAGGAGGTATCTAAAAATGTGAACCGTTTGATGGATAATAAATTAGGGAGTGAATTGAAGGATGCAATaagaggaatgaagaagaagctaGAAGATGCATTGAGTCCCAATGGATCCTCTGAGAAAAATTTGGAAGCCTTCGTCAATGAATTCAAGCCCAAAGCACAAACTCAATGTCTTTGAATCATCACTACTTGTcacataaagaaaaataaagtgccACTATAGTCTAGTAGTACTTTAATTTATAGATATGTGGAATGTATGTGtatttcatatatatatcaaAGATTTTGATCATGTTATAGAGAACTCATGCATATGCCTTCGAAATACATGGAGTAAAAGTAAAACCACTGCATAACGAAGAgaccaaatataaaaataaatacaatagttacattaaaatataagattattattattattgatggtTCTAGTTGAACTTGAGAAGGGGAGGGGTGAATTAagttagtttaaaactttaatgcttcaaattttatttttgccGTAGCACGATTTGTATGAGATTATTTGAAATTGTCTCATACGTACGTAGAACAGTAAAGAGTAGGGAAGAGAAAATAAAGACCAACATGTATCCTAGTTCGGATTTTTTGTACAATGAATCatacgtccagtctccaccacaaaatATGGTAGAATTTTCACTAATCATTCacagattacatacaccaatactattgaattactctctaattcaactagtatctaccTCCTAAGCTTTCATCACCAAAGCTTAGCTTCCTATAGTGCTAACCCAATTaggaaggagaatccaaacagatTCAGACTCAGcaagtgctcacccaacttggCAAAGGGGAACTATCCTAGTTCAACTACTCAATACATCAGAAATTAGTGGCTATTCTGCATCACTCATgccttttctctcttggcttttcaACCTCTCAATATTTGCCtttttcaaaacagaaaatgacaCAAGACAGCCATAACACAAAAATCAGAAATTAAGCtcgagtagaagaaaaagattcCAGCTCTATGTTAGAGATGGTGCTCTGGGTGTGTGCTCTCTTTTTCTTACTTTCAAATGATGGAATGAGACTTGTTATATAACTTCATCTTGCCTTCATTTTTGcatcttccattttcttgtaCCAGCTGCTCGTTGGAGCTATCCCTGCTGACTAATTGTCCTTCTTCACCATGCTCCACTACCTCTGCTGGTAGATGAGGAGCTCGACCACTATCTCTGCTGTCCTTTGCTTGGCCTTCTTCCTTGACatgctcttctttttcttcctgctCCATTTTCTTTGCTGTTCAAGGAGTTGCACCACTACCTCTGCTCCTTTGCAAGTTTGTGTATTGTTCTcacatttctaaaatttgttttaCTGTTGTCTTTGGAGTGGTGGGTGTAGCAGCTGTCCTTCTTTGCTTTTACAGAGTCATCACACCTGTCCTTACTTTTGTCCAATTGCCCTCATCTAACAtgaagcaaaacatataaacattTACTTGCTGAACGGTGCTATAAGGATCATTGGATTTTTTTACATGGCTGAAGCACTAGCTAGTCTTGAATTGAAGCAATGTGAACTTGGACATTTGAACCTGCATCACTAACATTCACATTAAATAATATTGAACTTTCcatccaaaataatatttgtcattataacttaactcaaaatcaaattaggctcaacaattattattattgttgttgttgtaatttgaatcaataaaaattatcactaatttacatatatgatatatctatatataaattattattgttattaataagTATTTCTATAAAATGGCTAAATAAAAGagtagtttattttaattttagataagtatatataaattttataaatagaagaatATTGTTTACATTTTTTTAAGAAAGAGGGATGCTATTTTCTCTATAATAAAAGTCATCAACTAAATAAACTGTACCGACACTTTTTATGTGTGTGTTAAAAATCCTCATAATAAGTTATACCTATGGAGaagaaaaaattatcaaaatatattatataaaaatgatgatgcaactatatatatatataaacttttgATGATGACGTTGTGTATTGTCactaaatgtatatatatataaaatttattttgtgtcaatttatattataatatgcaATTGAATTATTGAATAGCACCAATTATTAATTGTCACAGTATATATATTTTACATGATTTTGTGGTGATTAATAAAAGGATTAAATAATTTTCTCATATGTTATATATCTTTCATAATCAAAGCATTATTACGCCTAAACTCCATGTATAATTGAAATCGGCTATTAGATACCTATTTAAAACAATTATGTTAATATATACTAAAACATAAGAATAATTCTCATTTTTGTgtcatttttattgatttttttatttttgtactaaatattagttgttttactaatcaaattaaaataatttttatttttatgtttatagaATACAAATATGCGTGTCTGTCtacagaaaaaaatataaaataaatttaattaaattatcgtctaatatatttttaatatcaattttatataaaaatatatatatatagtcaataaattataattcaaatgacataatttttctaTCTTTACTTTGAAATTTCGAATAGGTTCTAActttaaaagaaatatatatatatgcacgtGAATATTCATTCTATAAGAACCCTTCAAAATCTCACCAAAACTCGTGAGCTTGAATTcagcaataatatatatataaaaaaaatcactgGCTTTGTCCATGGCAAAAAAAGAAAACCCTCACGCCATATTGTTCGCATATCCACTTCAAGGCCACGTCATTCCGGCGGTGAACCTCGCCATCAGCCTCGCATCCCGCGGCTTCACCATAACCTTCGTCAACACCAAATCCATTCACCACCAAACCACAAAAGCAAACAATGGCGATGGTGGTGACATCTTTGAGGCCGTACGAGGATCGGGGCTTGACATACGCTACGCGACGGTGTCCGACGGCCTCCCGGTTGAATTCGACAGGTCCCTGAACGACGACCAGTTCACGGCGGCGTTGGTGCACGTGATGTCGGCGCACGTGGATGAGCTGGTGGCTAAGTTGGTGAAGTGTTCGGCGCCGGCGGTGAGTTGCTTGATCGTGGACACGTTCTACGTTTGGGGATCCGCCATTGCAAAGAAGCATGGTTTGGTGTGTGCTTCTTTTTGGACAGAACCTGCTTTGGTTTATACACTTTACTATCACATGGATCTTCTCATCAACAATGGCCATTTTGCTTCCCATGGTAATTAAAAGTAttagtcttttaatttttgtcatGTACTTAGGCGTAGTGTGGTAAACAGTTTaattaaactctttttaaaaaaatttaacaataaatgattatattaaaaaaaatttataaacaagttattttatatttggattttttattctaaaagtacttatcttataaaatgtgataaaaaaaaactGTAGTATTATGaaagaagttattttttttaactttttcataaactcctaaataactttttaaaaagccgtaatgtgattttaaaaattgcaccaaatattaatattattatttttcataagtcaaaaactcaaaaaaattatttttaaaacttccCAAACGAATTCTTAGTCTATTGTAAAGTCATGGGATCACTAATGATGTGCATGAAAATTAAACCACAAAGTAAATCTACCATAGGTTATTACTGATTAATACAGAGATCTTATGGATTATGatctttaaaaatattacatgacagaaaaatgataaagaactaccattttttatcaatattattaGTTACTATTTAGGctcaatattttatttatatactattaaGGTGAGTGTTTAAagttcaaaatttattatttagtacttaaaatttaaaatattgactaaatattgataaaaataaataaattttattgatcatCATTATTCTCTTGACAtgcataataaaaaatagatgTTCATCTATATCGATAAAGGTTACTAGAATTTTATTATGATCTGATCTAAGGTTGctattatttgaaaataaatcgtcaaaatatacttaattaaaatgtagaaaattatatttgtgcttttgatgaatttttatttcatttttatatactgatattattattattttttattatccatttaactGTAAAATTTCATATACACGTTTACTTCTTCGTGTTacggctaatttttttatatgagacTAAATTTGGTGTAATGCTGGGTTATGAAATTTGGGAGAGTTTTACATCATTGTGACGGCGTTCAGGTGAAGGgaagaaatcggacggtccgatttattGCAGTTGAAAGgaaacacaaatcggaccgtccgagttGTGGTTTATGAAAGGCAGTGCATGAAAATCGGACCCAGCGATTTCTAAACCATCACATTTGCGTGAAACACCATCTACTCTCATACTCATGATACTCCATCTTCTTtccaatatgaaaaataaaaaagtgttacttcttcttcatcttttttaaaatctttttatacACCAATCTAAACgcgtatctctatctttactctAAAACCATTTAGTTCACTTTATTATTACTTATTAGCTACATTCTTTTCCACATTCTGTTTCCCTTGAACTTTGTTTTGGCATGCACGTTCACAGCAAGGTTTATTTTGAGTGATGTTAGAAACtcaatatttttttggttaatttaaattaaaattttaaaatattttaaattttagatcatacatcataaatttattaattttaaattctaaattataaatactaaatcttaaattctaaaaaaaagaattaaaacaataatacatgttaattaactaaaaattattttttttacagtttttttaTTCTTGCACAATTACACACCATGAAAATTTGAAACGTGGCATTTGGTTAATCTTTCACTTTCATCTCAAGGACACTTCTGTCCTGTCTCCAATATTCTATGCACATGCAAGAATATTGAGTTGTATattcatattatattattattatttattacatattatatataatcgattaaaaaattttattgtgatATTAAATAGAAATGAACACTTTTAGTatgagaaacaaaaaataaataatattaatttaaatataaaataaaataaaaataaatttattgattACCTAATTCATATATATTACTTCTGTATTTTTGTCCAGATAATAGGAAAGACCCAATTGATTACATACCTGGAGTAAAAACAATTGAACCAAAAGATCTAATGTCATATCTTCAAGATGATGATGCAACCACATGGCTGCACCAATTAATTTTTGCAGCCTTCAATGATGTTAGAGGTGCAGATTTTGTTCTATGCAACACGGTGCAAGAGCTAGAGCCACAAGTCATAGAAGCCCTACAATCTTATAAACCATTCTACGCTATTGGACCCATTTTCCCACGTAGCTTCACCAATAATGCCACCGTGGCAACTAGCTTATGGTCCGAGTCTGACTGCACCCAATGGCTCAACTCCAAGCCTCATGGTTCGGTTTTGTATGCATCTTTTGGTAGTTATGCCCACATCACAAAAAGGGCCCTTTGGGAAATTGCAAATGGGCTTTTGCTTTGTAATGTGAACTTTGTTTGGGTGCTTCGGCCCGATATTGTGAGCTCGAACGATGTTGATCCGCTGCCCGTTGGATTTAAAGAGGCAGTTCATGGCCGTGGGATGATCATACATTGGTGTAGTCAAACCCAAGTGTTGACTCACCCTGCTATTGGAGGGTTTTTGACTCATTGTGGTTGGAATTCTATATTAGAAAGTATTTGGTGTAAGGTTCCATTACTGTGTTTTCCTCTATTGACTGATCAATTCACTAATCGAAAATTAGTGGTTGATGATTGGAAAATTGGGATTAATTTGATTGATAATCAAATGGTTGTCACTAAAGAAGAGGTGTTGAAGAATGTCAACCGTTTCATGGATGAAAAAATAAGGAAACAATTGAAGGCCACAATGGGAGGCATCAAGAAGAAGTTGGAGTATGCGTTGGGTCCTGGTGGATCTTGTGAGAAGAATATGGAATGCTTTGTCAAGGAGTTGAATGCCAAAGCCAACATTATTCCAAGTGCTTCCACCAATTAATTAGTTCAAAGTGCTTCCATGCATCTTGTTCTTGGCTATTAAATAATTCAAAAGCACCAAATTGTTGTATTATTTACTTAGCTTCTTTCTAGTTTTGTTTTATAAAGTTAAagtgttaataaaaaatattatgtgtgctcaataaattattcattaaatcaacaaatatatatatagtgatgATGAGTgatttaatatctatttttttgtacatttaatatatttataataaaactaTTCTTGTTTAATATTGACGTATTATATTGTTGTAAAAACAAATGATGTTACAtaatgatatatatttttatctttattctattttatataaacaaaatatgATACTTGTTTCGAGGTGTATATAAGTAATTGGCTCTTAAGTATTGAGATCAAAGATGATAGTGAATGTATCTAAAATAGTTTTACATTAGTTTTGAAATGGGGAGTGGGATACCTACACAAAATTTCAATACTTAGGGTAGTaagaattttaataaattttaagaagAATTATTGAGAAATAATGTGACATGATATTTATAAGAGAGGGTGATGACTTGATTATTACTCTAAAATTTCTTCCACTTATAGTTGTTTAGAGAATTAGTTATCCCACATTTTAAATAGTGGGCGGGCTGATTTTGTAGACATGCACGTTAGTATACAATTAAAAAGCCTTTTTAACTGCATAAAGTTGGGTAATACCGTATATATTTCAAGTAGATCGGATCGATTAATCTGTATGTCTTTTGGATTAATCTCTTTAGATTTAGACAACTTATACGGAATCCATTAAGAATAGAccacttatttaattttaaatcatgatataaataatattattttttttacaaaatgtttaattttttttattttatttataaaatgtacataTTTTTTTAGCAAGATTAAAATAACATGATGTTTAATTATtaaccaaaatactcatcaatataataataataaaaaaatatattattattgttttctcttttatatatagCCAGCATCATGATACATATCATGTGCCTAATAATAAACTCCTTCCTAACTAAAATctcatcaaaattcaaaaaacactaaaacaaacCAAAGTAACAATAGCCATTTTCTTTCCATGGCAACACACCAAGGTCCTCATCACCATGCCCTACTCTTCGCCTATCCACTCCAAGGCCACGTCATCCCGGCGGCCAACCTCGCCATCAAGCTCGCATCCCGGGGTTTCGTCGTCACCTTTGTCAACTCACACTACATCCACTACCAAATCACAAAATCCAATTCTTCTTCGTCTACTACCAgttacaaagaagaaaaaaatatgttCGCGGCTGCACGGGAATCAGGCCTAGACATTCGGTACACTACCGTGTCCGACGGCCTGCCCGTGAGCCACGACAGATTTGGCAACCTCCACCAGTTTCATGCGGCAATGTTGCACGTGCAATCAGCACACGCTGAGGAACTGGTGGAGAATGTGGTGAAGAATTCAGTGCCCCCAGTGAGTTGCTTGGTTGCAGACACGTTCTTTGTTTGGCCATCTGCCATAGCTAAGAAGTTTGGCCTTGCTTACGTGTCGTTCTGGACAGAACCTGCTTTGGTTTATAGTCTCTACTATCATTCCGATCTTCTTGAAAAGAACCGTCACTTTGCTTGCAAGGGTAATTAACTAAGTAAAATCATTCATcatactttatttcttttttaatttccttAGCATATTTTAATTCGTCATATTGAATATATATAATCAAACACTGCCTTATTTATGCTgcgttgatgatgatgattgtcatggttTTTTTTGTTCTTTCAAAAGCCTGAGATGATAGATAAAAATATAGAcaacaattatctcgaaaggacaacgaggccttcaagaaaaaaaatatccaatTCGGCTCCTgtgtaaaaaaaataacattaattttttttggtacaGGACCTCGTTATCCTTTCGAAATAATTGTCAAAGACtagattgaattttttttgttaaaggctcattgaatttttttttttgttaaaggcTCATTGtctttcaagaattattttggattttattcaaaaattatatgaatgattacatctttttttttttaattttaatttatgatgAGTATACTATAAAGACAATGagaaatttcagttttattaGCTGATCAACAATATGGGTTTTGATAAGGAACAATGTTTTTTCTTTAACTAACAATCAGTTAATAAaacaattgataaaaaatattaaagaaaagaaagagaattttgaaaaacaaacatAGAGATATTGACTGATTGTGGCTTTAAGAAATTAGCTTCGATCCttttctccaacaatattttagTCAAAATAGACACAATATATTGGTTTAAAAAAAGGTTTGTTATttacatattaattaaaaaatattagtctattttattttttttcttgtacataatatttattatatgttggtattctcttattttatgtatttgtataaatacaaaaatattatttatacattaaaattagtcattaaaatcaactactaacgtatttatatatataaatatatatgtaatttaatttattttaaatatgtatttatattttaacatatattttatattaatatttttatgattaattttagtgtacacctaCCATATTCAGTACGAATATATAAGTTCAAAAAGCTAAGGAAACATATAACACCATATAAACTTAGAGTACAATACGCCCTTACATAGCGAGGTCGTAATCTATTTGTCTTTACCACTTTTCACAtgcatcttttctattttttgttttgtctcttTGTAACCATGTTCGTTAACTTCATTCCCTTAATTTATATGATGAACACTTCCCAGTTCACATGGTGCATTATTGCCAACTCTTACGTGTATTATTAATCATTTCTTTATATTGAAAAAGTATTTGatcattttaagaaaaaaaaggtactttttgttttcttcagACATGAGGAAAGATTCCATTGACTACTTACCTGGGGTGGAAACAATTGATCCAAAGGACCTAACATCATATCATCAAGAATCAAAAGACACATCTACAATGTTCCACCAATTAATTTCTGCTTCCTTCATTGATGCTAAAGGTGCAGATTTTGTGCTATGTAACACAGTTCAAGAGCTAGAGCCGAAAGTCATAGCTGCATTACAAACTTATAAACCATTCTATGCAATTGGGCCCACTTTTGCACCTGGGTTCACCAATACCACCATGGCCACTAGCCTATGGTCCGAGTCAGACTGCACCCAATGGCTCAATTCCAAGCCTCATGGTTCGGTCTTGTATGCTTCTTTTGGTAGCCTAGCCCATATTTCAAGAAGGGTACTTGAGGAAATTGCAAATGGGCTTTTGCTTAGCAATGTGAGTTTTGTTTGGGTGCTTAGGCCCAATATTGTGGGGTCAGTCAAGGTTGATCCGCTGCCCGTCGGATTTCGGAAGGCGATTCGTGACCGTGGGATGGTAATACCTTGGTGTAGTCAAACCCAAGTCTTGGCCCACCCTGCTATTGGAGGATTTTTGACTCATTGTGGTTGGAATTCTATATTAGAAGGCATTTGGTGTGAGGTTCCATTGTTGTGTTTTCCTTTGATGTCTGATCAGTTTACCAATAGAAAACAAGTGGTGGATTATTGGAAGGTTGGGATTAATTTAAGTGATCGAACGGTGATTACAAAGGAGGAAGTCTCGAAGAATGTTAGCCGGGTGATGGGCGGACCTTTAGGAGACCAACTAAAGACTACAGGCAAAGAGATCAAGAAAAAATTGGAAGATGCATTGAGCCCTAGTGGATCTTCAGAGAAAAATATGGAATACTTCATCAAAGATCTAAATACCAAATCCCATGGCCAATGAGCTTTGAtcaattttcttaaataattaaccaattatgtattagtatattttttagtttaattttaatatacttataatataaataattttatgttatcttttaattaaattcatgCGTTCAGATAATTTTTACgtgataaatttaatattttattgatatatcaatattatgattaataattgaATATCCTTTACATTaacaatttgtaaaaattaaaatcatattttttatattgaaatacaaaatatacattaaaaataaattatatatttatatataaatatataatgactaatttactgtgcaaataatattttttttcctatGAATAATTTTATTAGCATGATCAACATTTATATGTAgaaataagaaattatttttttttatagaggTTGCTAACATGTGCCATGATAACACAAAagaataaaacaatttttttttattaaaagttgtAAACCCCGattaattagtagataattagtcaataaattaatttttaataaggaggattagaaatgtgaatattatatcaaattaggatagagctcatcgaaacgagaattttgacaccaattttaaagaaaacggtccaaaattggaccgaacgggccgaaccggttaAACCGGGCCCAAACCAGACCGTGGGCCCAACCGGACCAGCTTTTAAAAAGGACCCACGTCCTCATCTTCCCCATTTCAGCAACGTTGAAGTTGCAGGGGAAAGGAGAGAAAGGAATCTCGTAACCCTTACGGTGAACTCCGAACGCCGTATctcctccgtccgagctccgatcgccgcaccgtttgtggccacgcgaccaccgcatcgagctctacgtttctaccggaacaatttcataggtaacttgttTTTTTATTCTCAGCctcttcttccccaatttttggGAATTTGAGTGGAGGTAttgaatttctttaatttttgatgttttaggatccaattagcttgaggaaaacgttcactcttgcttatgtgaagcttgggtagggtgaggatatgataattctattttaatttcattgaatttgagctttgagtattaaattggatatatatgtgttatgaatgtgtattaggttgtgaataaataattggagcttgaaattgtgaatactggaacttggaggaaagcggattagttgagttttgaggggctgtcttggttttgaataaataactttggtcgttacgtgaaaatcgaccaaggtatggtttaggtttcttgcatttaatatataatgttctgtgaaaacttaggctagatgaccataggataagttggaatgcaggtgtatgtttaatgtttagtaatttgtcgatgaatataattggttattaattttggatgttgaatgttgttatgttaatttggagagaattatagttgaatgttattgttgatgaacatggttggtttggtgcttgttgattaattaatgattcggtgaattattgatttgaggtattgtgtgttaaaagcctaggatttgtgaactatgactcttagttgaattttggttgttggatttgaatattgtatgagtttaattgttgatccGAGGTAGATTTTTTGTGGAGATTGTTATGataatgaggaagggtatgttgaattgaaaagaaagcaggtttggacccgaaaagggtggcaaagtccgagttttagaggagatgctgccgaaattttataaaaattagagattttgtttatatgattatttaaaaagatttagattcaaaggttatatggtttgatttagagttattaagaaaatgagcatgttttaagtttgattcatttagaaagaaatgagttatgttttgaattggaactattgatggacggaatgggaggtgtgataatgaaggataaggattgaatatgattgatgtatgatgatgaatgaaatgcgattgagaatgatgttgaagttgatgaattataattgaattatttatatggcttatgaatttgaataatctgagatacgagattccctggattaagtgccgtggcttgccaccacatgtaccaggttgaaaactcgatactctgttgaccctacgacgtaagtgtgtgaccgggcactatatgaattcccgggaatgttacccccattgagtattattgattatttgagaaaaactatgcatagactcttggggatgcacgtcgggggacag
This genomic window contains:
- the LOC112785574 gene encoding UDP-glycosyltransferase 86A1 → MAAREKKGPHAILIAYPLQGHLIPSVHLAINLASRGFTITFVNTYSIHHQTTKAINGNCSGEDIFAAARESGLDIRYDTVSDGLPVELDRSLNHDEFMSGLVDLMPAHVEKLVAKIMQKSSPPVTCLVVDTFFVWGSPIAKKFGLLCVSFWTEPALVYTLYYHMDLLKKNGHFACQDIRKDPIDYIPGLKTIDPKDLTSYLQDSDTSSVVHKLIFAAFNNAKGADFVLCNTVQELEPQVIEALQSYKPFYAIGPIFPLGFTNATVPTSLWSESDCTQWLNSKPHGSVLYASFGSYAHITKSELWKIANGLLISKVNFVWVLRPDVVSSNDVDPLPVGFKAAVCDRGMIIPWCSQRQVLTHPAIRGFLTHCGWNSILEAIWCELPLLCFPLLTDQFTNRKLVVDIWKIGINLIDRTVITEEEVSKNVNRLMDNKLGSELKDAIRGMKKKLEDALSPNGSSEKNLEAFVNEFKPKAQTQCL
- the LOC112769216 gene encoding UDP-glycosyltransferase 86A1-like gives rise to the protein MAKKENPHAILFAYPLQGHVIPAVNLAISLASRGFTITFVNTKSIHHQTTKANNGDGGDIFEAVRGSGLDIRYATVSDGLPVEFDRSLNDDQFTAALVHVMSAHVDELVAKLVKCSAPAVSCLIVDTFYVWGSAIAKKHGLVCASFWTEPALVYTLYYHMDLLINNGHFASHDNRKDPIDYIPGVKTIEPKDLMSYLQDDDATTWLHQLIFAAFNDVRGADFVLCNTVQELEPQVIEALQSYKPFYAIGPIFPRSFTNNATVATSLWSESDCTQWLNSKPHGSVLYASFGSYAHITKRALWEIANGLLLCNVNFVWVLRPDIVSSNDVDPLPVGFKEAVHGRGMIIHWCSQTQVLTHPAIGGFLTHCGWNSILESIWCKVPLLCFPLLTDQFTNRKLVVDDWKIGINLIDNQMVVTKEEVLKNVNRFMDEKIRKQLKATMGGIKKKLEYALGPGGSCEKNMECFVKELNAKANIIPSASTN
- the LOC112785591 gene encoding UDP-glycosyltransferase 86A1 encodes the protein MATHQGPHHHALLFAYPLQGHVIPAANLAIKLASRGFVVTFVNSHYIHYQITKSNSSSSTTSYKEEKNMFAAARESGLDIRYTTVSDGLPVSHDRFGNLHQFHAAMLHVQSAHAEELVENVVKNSVPPVSCLVADTFFVWPSAIAKKFGLAYVSFWTEPALVYSLYYHSDLLEKNRHFACKDMRKDSIDYLPGVETIDPKDLTSYHQESKDTSTMFHQLISASFIDAKGADFVLCNTVQELEPKVIAALQTYKPFYAIGPTFAPGFTNTTMATSLWSESDCTQWLNSKPHGSVLYASFGSLAHISRRVLEEIANGLLLSNVSFVWVLRPNIVGSVKVDPLPVGFRKAIRDRGMVIPWCSQTQVLAHPAIGGFLTHCGWNSILEGIWCEVPLLCFPLMSDQFTNRKQVVDYWKVGINLSDRTVITKEEVSKNVSRVMGGPLGDQLKTTGKEIKKKLEDALSPSGSSEKNMEYFIKDLNTKSHGQ